A region of the Dermacentor albipictus isolate Rhodes 1998 colony chromosome 4, USDA_Dalb.pri_finalv2, whole genome shotgun sequence genome:
TATAAAGTTGGAAACAAACTAGCCCCTAATTTAAACTGTGTAATCAGCTGCCAGACATCGCGAGAAATGCAAAAAATCTGTGCCAAAAGTGGAACAACATGCATCCTACAGAACCTGCTTTAACTTGCAACACTGAACGTCAGCATGACCCTGTACGAACAGAAACCAGAAAAATATtttaaagcaaaaagaaaacaaggattTGTTATGCCACTCGTGTCAGGGTAATAAATAACGTCGGGATTCGCAATAGATCTAAATTTTCCACACCACGCGACGACCAGGTGGTCAATCTTTTCCAGATGGTTGTTTCCCTGCTAGTactaaataaatttttaaaaatcgatTCGTAAAGCTCAAATACTCGGGACTAAATAGCGAGTGCGTGAAGTTCCTGTTAACAGCGAAAGACTCACCGATCGCGGCAACGGGGACGAATATCAGGGCCACGTACAGAACCATGCTGCCTGCAACCTCAGCCGCCCGAGTGCGTGTGAGCGAGTGCTACTCCTGCACGACCGCTCTCGCAACTGCGCCCTCGGAGGCGACGCGGTTCCACGCGGAGCCAACGCGACAGGCCACGTGTACCGGCCACGATCCTGTTTCGCAGGGCGATAAGCGGAAGACAGCACAAAAACGAGTCCCGTAGCTGGGTCAGCACCGAGTCGCCACCACTTGCGCAGCAGTACGATTCGAACAGCGCGCCGTTTcacacctttttttctttttttcgtttattcACGGCGCTTCGACCTGGTCAAGTGTTTCGTTCCGGGAGTATATAATGCGTTCATGGACCTTCTCGCGAGGTCATCGACCACTTGACGTTTGCGCGCCGTGTCTTCTGTCAGAAGCAGACTACATCGCGATGTAACACAGTATTAAAGGCGCGCAATTTTACCAGCTGTTTCGTTTTACACTATGATGCCCGCCTTCTACTACGACAGGGAGAGACGATCGGTCGAGGTGACAGCAAACAGGTGCCCGTCGGCAATACTTACTGATCAGCGAAATTGTAATAATTGCGGGCAGAATGAAGACCCAATTGCTGAAGCCGTGTTCAATGGGTCCGTCGGGTCCTCCTCCGGTCAGGTCGACCATATTCTGTTCCCGGAACGCGAGCTTATGCCCGAGGGAAAGGTAAGAGGAAGCGAGCGATTTCTCGCGATCTCAGCTGGTCACACGAGCCCAGCGCCAGAGCTCGCTTGCAAACTGTTTGGCTGCTCCGGCGCTTGACAGCTTGAAAAGCGGGCTGTGAGCGTCACTGCTTCCTCGCTCCACGTTGGCTGTGCTGGCGGCCCGCGCATGCTTGCATGCGTGAGCGTGTGCGACGATTCGCGTGACGTCACTGCGGTATACACTCTCTAGCAACTCTCTAGTAATAACTTTCGCATTATTTCTGCATTACGAAAGTAAAGAATATTTAGCTGTTTCGTTGGTCGCAACATCACGCTTCGAAATTTTCTTGTCACTATtacgttaaaaaaaaactgtttgcgTCAAATTTAGCGAATGAACAGTTACGTGTCGGCAAcgcgcacatgaaaaaaaaaaagtaagatggCGGCTTGCAGTGCAAAGTAAATTTGAGCAGAACCGGCAAAACTAGCAGAACGCTTCACCATGACGTGAGCGGTATCGAAATTGTGCGCGGGCGCTTTAATGGGATGCGCGATGCCTTTAACGGCGACCACACGCTGTACGGTTCGCTTGCTAAACCGTGCCGTGTGGCGTCAGTTAGGGACACGGACTCTGGCATTTCGTAGCGGCGCCCGCACTGCCACAACTTACCGGTCCTATTTGCATTGCCTGAAACAGGAAAGCTTGCGGTTGCGACAGACACCTTTCCGACCGTCATTTTCGTTTCGCAGTTATTCGTCTAGAAGCGGCGCCGATAGTGTCACGAAGTCGACCATTATACTCCAGGATGGCGTTAGCATCGAAGAGCTGCCGGTTCTCATCAAGAAGGCCACCGCGGAGTCGCTCCTTGACAACGACCCAACGGCGCGCGAGAGCTTCAGTGAACATCCGAAAGCAACGAGGGAAGGCGCCTCGCCTAAGGTGTCGGCGATAATTAAAAAGTGCGCGTCGGTGAAAGACGTTTACCTTGCTCTGAGGAAAGCCGATCCCAAAGACCTGACGCCGGCCATCGGTGTTCAGGCGCTTGACAAGCTGTTGCAAGTTCGAGACGTTGGGCTGGAGGCACCATCAAAACGCCCAAAGTCTGGTGAGTCTGACGGTGTGTCGCTCGTCATTGGGGAACTGTGCAAGCTCATCACGACAGCCGGGAGCTCCGAGGTGATACTGGACGGGCTCAGGTGCGTCGTGAGGCATCGGTACAGCGAGGAAGACCGGAAGCGCTACGTGGACACCTTCGTCCAGGTCATCCTCAGCCGCATCTGCGACGGCACCATCAAGCTCCCCGACCTTCTAGAAGCCACGTTACTACTAGTCAGCTGCGGCAGCCAGTACCTGGGCACGGTGGATCACTTCTGGCAGAGCATCGTCACACAGGCGGTCGACATGGAGAAGGATGACGTTCTCAAGCTGTACAGCCTGCTGCCGTACTTCAAGAGTTCGCAGAGCGTCGTGCTTCGCGCCGTGGCGCGCAACACGACCAAGAACGTTCTGTCGCTGGGCGCAGACGACGTGGCCTACATCTTGAGCGTGCTCACGCGGCTCAAGCTGGTGCCCCAGAGCCTGCTGCTGAGCCTGACCAAGTGGCTGAACCTGAACCTGCACGTCGTTCCCGAAAGGGAGTTGGCCAGCATGGTGCGCTGCTTGCAGGCCCTGCGCTACCTGGACTCGAACTCGTCGAAGGCGGTCGAGCGGTACGTCCGCATCA
Encoded here:
- the LOC139059063 gene encoding FAST kinase domain-containing protein 3, mitochondrial-like, yielding MGCAMPLTATTRCTVRLLNRAVWRQLGTRTLAFRSGARTATTYRSYLHCLKQESLRLRQTPFRPSFSFRSYSSRSGADSVTKSTIILQDGVSIEELPVLIKKATAESLLDNDPTARESFSEHPKATREGASPKVSAIIKKCASVKDVYLALRKADPKDLTPAIGVQALDKLLQVRDVGLEAPSKRPKSGESDGVSLVIGELCKLITTAGSSEVILDGLRCVVRHRYSEEDRKRYVDTFVQVILSRICDGTIKLPDLLEATLLLVSCGSQYLGTVDHFWQSIVTQAVDMEKDDVLKLYSLLPYFKSSQSVVLRAVARNTTKNVLSLGADDVAYILSVLTRLKLVPQSLLLSLTKWLNLNLHVVPERELASMVRCLQALRYLDSNSSKAVERYVRIKGSGSREETMDALASYCRAFRWRSEPVFNSASDFFVANHKDMSLPTAVNMVRALGYLNIVPKNAMEFFGSLEWLLRERFNQIPSNQLVDMLIACFYLQRYPLNFVKKVFSPHFLDKMNASLERNELRKTHQKLKFLGSALSLECKQYHGPYLPRDYSSKSVKRDGRLLRLMCSMQDDMEVILGGEGNFSFSVVQPRLPLSDMYIIDYVVQLNKQGKPIPADAVSGVDKRLAVIIALPEHYSMDSLHAMGHHATRMRLLQALGYSVIELNYDTLLKTRPASKERLNYLSTKILPLS